The window TGGGTTGTTCGATATCCTGTGTAAGAAAAAGGAGAAGAAGCTGCATGGTGAAGAGGAGGTGATAGCTTCTGAATTTGAAGAGAAGGTTCATGTTTGCAAAGAGAAAAAGGAAGAGTCGAAGGAGGAGGAAAAGAAGCTCCACCGAAGCAGCAGCTCTAGCAGTTCCGTAAGTTTCTGATTGTGTATCCTATACTAGTGTGTATACTGGTTTATATTTTATTCGTACGCCACTTTCTTCCTTTATGATATGATACATGAAggatttttgttttcttgatgaGTCTTCTCAAAATATGCAGTCAAGTGACGAGGAGGAAGAAGCGGTGGAAGGaggagaaaagaagaaaaagaagaagggtttaaaggaaaagattaaagaaaaattatcTGGAGAGAAGGCGGAAGAAGCTGGTGAGGGAACAACTAATGTACCAGTAAAAAAGTTCGAACCGGAGCAGAATAAGGGGTTCTTGGATAAGATCAAGGAGAAGCTTCCCGGAGGCAAGAAGGCAGAGGAAGTGGAGGCGCCACCATCAAAGCCGGAACACTGCCGAGGGCAAGGAGAAGAAAGGGTTCTTGAATAAgattatttaaagagaaaatcccTTGATACAATGCCAAGAGTGAGGAAAAGGTGAAAGAGGAGGCATGCAACGTAAACTTTTGATTGTATGTTCTACTTCATGTGTAAGAATGTGTATTTTACTGATTTCATTCTgcaaatcaaaatattaaagtttgatgtcgccaatatattatgttaaaagGTTTCTCATAATCCTTGGAGTTTTGTACTGTTTTGGggaaaaactaaataaatcatagGAAAAAATACTTAATAGTTTGGGAATggaattatattaatatatgccGTCATACCGATAtacgtacatatatatatgtttgagaAATATATTATCAactcaattaaattattataattacttataatataataacaatcaataaatatttatgtttaataacTAATCTAAATTCTGTGTATAACAGAGTTTCAATTAGTCAACCAAGTCAAAAGTATAACCGTGGCCCGTGGGCCAATCGACCCGTCTGCAAGAGTGGGGAACCCGACCCGACGCTATTCCGAATTTGGAGTTGTAAACCCTGCTGCAAAGCCCTAAATGAACTAGTTCCTGTAAACTCCAAATCACCGGTGTGAGAATGGGGAAAATCCCACCTGGTTTCAGAAGAGCAGCGGCGGCCGGATCCTTACAGGCTGCTCTCTTCAAAGCTTCGACTTCTTCCCCTTCTGCTCTTCAAGAGCAAATCCCGTCTCCAGTTACTCGACAATCCCAGAAGAAATCTCCCAAGAAAGAACCCACCAAAGTTATCGCTCCAACAACGAAATCGAACATCCCGCCAATCATTTTCAACTCCCCAAATCTCTCAGACGCAAAAGCCCTTTTCAATTCTTACATTTCTTCTAATAGAAACACCCCTACAGACCCCAGTTTCTACAATTATATTCTGCAGTCGTATTCTTCAATTTCATCTCCCCAAAATGCAATCTTCTTCCTCAATCACATGATTAAGACACACCCGACCTTCTCCGCCAACCGCTTCACGTATCATGTACTCCTCACTCAGTCTTGTGCAGCGCCTGATGAAACTTCTCTCGCCAATGTACACCATGCCCTCAACCTTATGAAAAACAATGGTTTTCCACCCAATCAGGTGACGACAGATGTTGCAGTGAGGACACTTTGCGGTTGTGGAAGAGAAGAGCATGCTATTGAACTGGTTAAGGATCTTTCGTCCCATAATGTGCTGCCTGATACCTATACTTACAATTTTCTGGTGAGGCATCTGGTCAAGAATAGGTCTTTAAGTACTGTGAATTGCTTCATAAACGATATGAGGGAGGGGTTTGGTATCAAGCCGGACCTAGTCACGTATACTATCATGATTGATAATGTTTGTAACTCCAAGAATTTACGTGAGGCGTTGCGGTTACTTGGAGTGTTGAGTGAGGAAGGTTATAAGCCTGATTGCTATGTTTACAATACTATAATGAAGGGTTATTGCATGTTGAGTCAAGGGGGTGAAGTGATGGGAGTTTATAAAAAAATGCAGGAGGAAGGGGTCATACCGGATCGCTGTACTTACAATACTCTGATCTATGGATTGTCTAAGACAGGTGGGGTTAAGGAGGCAAGGAAGTTCTTGGGAGTTATGGCTGAAATGGGTCATTTTCCCGATGAAGTTACTTATACATCCTTGATGAATGGGATGTTTCGGCAAGGAGATGCATTAGGAGCATTGGCATTGTTGGAGGAGATGGAAACCAAGGGGTGCATCCCAAATTCGTGTACGTATAATACCTTGCTTCACGGGCTGTGTAAAGCAAGGCTGTTGGATAAAGGGGTTGAATTGTATGGGATGATGAAGAAGGGTGATATAAAGCTGGAAACTGGGTGTTACGGTGCATTTTTGAGGGCTTTGTGTAGGAGTGGACGAGTGGCTGAAGCATATGAAGTATTTGATTATGCTGTTGAGAGCAAGAGCTTGAAGGACTTTACTGCTTATTCGACCTTGGAGAGTAGTCTCAAGTGGTTGAGGAAAGCTAGCGAGCAGGGCCTTGCCGTTTGACATGAAAATAGCTCTGCAGACCTTTTATCTTATTTTTGCCTGAAT is drawn from Primulina huaijiensis isolate GDHJ02 unplaced genomic scaffold, ASM1229523v2 scaffold35813, whole genome shotgun sequence and contains these coding sequences:
- the LOC140968369 gene encoding uncharacterized protein isoform X1; amino-acid sequence: MTDFHHHDEKKNDDISATYAAVKLEESAAVEVGDRGLFDILCKKKEKKLHGEEEVIASEFEEKVHVCKEKKEESKEEEKKLHRSSSSSSSSSDEEEEAVEGGEKKKKKKGLKEKIKEKLSGEKAEEAGEGTTNVPVKKFEPEQNKGFLDKIKEKLPGGKKAEEVEAPPSKPEHCRGQGEERVLE
- the LOC140968365 gene encoding uncharacterized protein; its protein translation is MGKIPPGFRRAAAAGSLQAALFKASTSSPSALQEQIPSPVTRQSQKKSPKKEPTKVIAPTTKSNIPPIIFNSPNLSDAKALFNSYISSNRNTPTDPSFYNYILQSYSSISSPQNAIFFLNHMIKTHPTFSANRFTYHVLLTQSCAAPDETSLANVHHALNLMKNNGFPPNQVTTDVAVRTLCGCGREEHAIELVKDLSSHNVLPDTYTYNFLVRHLVKNRSLSTVNCFINDMREGFGIKPDLVTYTIMIDNVCNSKNLREALRLLGVLSEEGYKPDCYVYNTIMKGYCMLSQGGEVMGVYKKMQEEGVIPDRCTYNTLIYGLSKTGGVKEARKFLGVMAEMGHFPDEVTYTSLMNGMFRQGDALGALALLEEMETKGCIPNSCTYNTLLHGLCKARLLDKGVELYGMMKKGDIKLETGCYGAFLRALCRSGRVAEAYEVFDYAVESKSLKDFTAYSTLESSLKWLRKASEQGLAV
- the LOC140968369 gene encoding uncharacterized protein isoform X2; its protein translation is MTDFHHHDEKKNDDISATYAAVKLEESAAVEVGDRGLFDILCKKKEKKLHGEEEVIASEFEEKVHVCKEKKEESKEEEKKLHRSSSSSSSEEEAVEGGEKKKKKKGLKEKIKEKLSGEKAEEAGEGTTNVPVKKFEPEQNKGFLDKIKEKLPGGKKAEEVEAPPSKPEHCRGQGEERVLE